One segment of Natronosalvus halobius DNA contains the following:
- a CDS encoding lipid II:glycine glycyltransferase FemX — MSLTVKRLDSIEQADRNQWNHVVEQADLGSVFHRYGWLRAIERGQPLEPRHLLVEKKGNPIAISPNFVGSIGSVPIRRLYSIRPGSGGPIAMGDEEAALDLIFKSTARLCEGTVRFHQIDNLDSPYVRYHDHFLEHGYSLRINNCHMLLDTTHDWETLLIEMDSSRRRAIRRGHDHDGTVVDEELTEEVLSEVHENYTEVAERVGEAVLPRSFFVELATLPERVKVFSLHVNGKRCGLMLFVLDDEQSTVHYLRSAVTEDHFQFNASELIHEYAIKWAIENGYKTYNFRGAEPDFRNGLFRFKERFATRAAPCLTWERGYPRAALAALNGGRVAHQWYTSSTPVAPEAVRERTAEIKSKVVGQIFS, encoded by the coding sequence ATGTCCCTCACTGTAAAGCGTCTCGACAGCATCGAACAGGCCGATCGAAACCAGTGGAACCACGTCGTCGAACAGGCCGACCTGGGAAGCGTCTTTCATCGTTACGGCTGGCTTCGCGCAATCGAACGGGGCCAACCGCTCGAGCCACGTCATCTACTCGTCGAGAAGAAGGGTAATCCCATCGCTATTTCGCCGAACTTCGTCGGTTCGATCGGGTCAGTCCCAATTCGACGGCTCTACAGTATAAGACCTGGGTCGGGTGGACCAATCGCTATGGGCGACGAGGAAGCAGCACTTGATTTGATATTTAAGTCGACTGCTCGACTCTGTGAAGGAACGGTTCGCTTCCATCAAATCGATAATCTCGATTCGCCCTACGTTCGATATCACGATCACTTCTTGGAGCACGGGTATAGCCTCCGAATTAATAACTGTCACATGCTCCTCGACACCACACATGATTGGGAGACGCTCCTCATAGAGATGGACAGCTCAAGGCGACGGGCAATCAGACGAGGTCACGATCACGATGGAACGGTCGTCGACGAGGAGTTGACCGAAGAGGTTCTCAGCGAAGTCCACGAGAACTACACCGAGGTCGCAGAGCGAGTCGGCGAAGCGGTGTTACCTCGGTCGTTCTTCGTCGAACTCGCCACCCTTCCCGAGCGAGTAAAGGTGTTCTCACTCCACGTCAACGGCAAACGATGTGGGCTGATGCTGTTCGTGCTCGACGATGAGCAATCGACGGTCCACTACCTTCGTTCAGCTGTCACGGAAGATCACTTTCAGTTCAACGCATCGGAACTAATCCACGAATACGCAATTAAGTGGGCCATCGAAAACGGTTACAAGACGTACAACTTCCGCGGAGCGGAGCCCGACTTTCGAAACGGACTGTTTCGGTTCAAGGAACGCTTCGCTACCCGCGCGGCCCCCTGTCTCACCTGGGAACGGGGGTATCCCCGGGCCGCCCTGGCGGCACTGAACGGCGGACGCGTCGCTCACCAGTGGTACACGTCATCTACGCCGGTCGCCCCAGAGGCCGTACGAGAGAGAACGGCAGAAATCAAATCCAAAGTCGTCGGTCAGATTTTCTCGTGA
- a CDS encoding methionyl-tRNA formyltransferase, which yields MDVILFTQDGPIYMPRYLEPVFAERSEALSKVVLAPMQRSALEEVRGRFQMFGPSAFFRFGLRYAAGKIAARLPTGPVYRTTGRFHSVRSLAAAYDVPVEEVNDVNDEAFVGEIRESEPDLILSIACGQRMEEDLLEIPKDGAINVHGSLLPKYRGLSTSFWVLYHGEDENGVTAHYMTPEFDSGDIIVQRKYEVRPNDTMHDVYLKLTEVGPTVAVDVIDQVADGTIETRPNNLEEGEYYSFPTRDDRREFRRRGNRFI from the coding sequence ATGGACGTGATCCTCTTCACGCAGGACGGCCCCATCTACATGCCGCGGTACCTCGAGCCGGTGTTCGCCGAACGATCCGAGGCCCTCTCGAAGGTCGTTCTCGCGCCGATGCAACGATCGGCGCTCGAGGAGGTCCGAGGCCGGTTCCAAATGTTCGGTCCGTCGGCGTTTTTTCGGTTTGGCCTCCGGTATGCAGCGGGGAAAATCGCCGCCAGGTTGCCGACGGGACCAGTCTATCGGACCACGGGGCGATTTCACTCAGTTCGATCGCTAGCGGCGGCTTACGACGTTCCGGTGGAAGAAGTGAACGACGTCAACGACGAGGCGTTTGTCGGTGAGATCCGAGAATCGGAACCGGATCTCATTCTATCGATCGCCTGTGGTCAACGAATGGAAGAAGACCTACTGGAGATTCCGAAGGACGGTGCGATCAACGTGCACGGGTCCCTCCTGCCGAAGTATCGCGGCCTGTCGACGTCGTTCTGGGTGCTCTATCACGGGGAGGACGAGAACGGCGTCACCGCCCATTACATGACGCCGGAGTTCGATTCCGGCGATATCATCGTGCAACGGAAGTACGAGGTACGGCCCAATGACACGATGCACGACGTCTATCTCAAACTGACAGAGGTTGGGCCAACCGTCGCGGTAGACGTCATCGATCAAGTCGCCGACGGAACTATCGAAACGAGGCCCAACAATCTCGAAGAGGGCGAGTACTACTCGTTTCCGACCCGGGACGACCGACGGGAGTTTCGGCGTCGCGGGAATCGATTCATCTAG
- a CDS encoding PAS domain-containing sensor histidine kinase — protein MSEQAEDVDGRFWDGEDGSEASQRCRSLVNALDDGITVVDAAGEVTFANERAEDLLGRPHEALVSADDARWTLVDEAGERLGSGEFPFDRVRARQIPISDQIVGLRRLSGACTWLSVNGAPQWNENDEFDGAVFVFEDVTDQRDAETEVEEILGRVTDAFYALDEEFRFTHVNNRAEELLQASEEELLGEVLWELYPEAAEIDDVWDAFQAAMETQEPQSYELYFDPLEFWVEATIYPSETGVSVYFQDVTERKEREQYLEAAKTQLEAATEAGAVGTWEWYISEDSFVTGASFARTFGVDPEAAREGIPLDRVLSSVHEDDRDRVAAEIENVVENCGTYEAEYRVWNADDELRWVVARGHVECDEDGTPERFPGALTDITERKRAELQVEKQSRELATLFQVLPVGAVVANADGSLRRANDTARDIWGGDVFDAESVQEYEKYTAVWSDSGEPVGPEDWTMYQVLQGEEVTEPNVYEIDTFDGEHRIIMEHGKPVRDEYGNVSRAVVTLTDITERREYQRKLKESNERLEQFAYAASHDLQEPLRMVTSYLQLLERRYSDVFDDDGQEFLEFAVDGAERMREMIDALLEYSRVDTRGDPFEPVDLDAVLEDVQEDLTVRIEESDADIATDDLPRVNGDPSQLRQLFQNLLSNAIEYRGEEPPQIDVSAERAGEHWVLSVRDEGVGIDREDAERIFEVFQRLHTHEEHPGTGIGLALCQRIVERHGGEIWVESEPGEGATFSFTLPVARAE, from the coding sequence ATGAGTGAGCAAGCCGAGGACGTCGACGGGAGGTTCTGGGACGGCGAAGACGGCTCCGAGGCAAGCCAGCGCTGTCGTTCGCTGGTAAACGCGCTCGACGACGGGATCACGGTCGTCGATGCCGCCGGCGAGGTAACGTTCGCGAACGAACGTGCCGAGGATCTCCTCGGACGGCCTCACGAGGCTCTCGTCTCCGCCGACGATGCTCGCTGGACCCTCGTCGACGAGGCCGGCGAGCGGCTCGGGTCGGGCGAGTTCCCGTTCGATCGCGTTCGCGCTCGGCAGATCCCGATTTCCGATCAGATTGTCGGCCTCCGTCGCCTCTCCGGAGCGTGCACGTGGCTGTCGGTCAACGGCGCGCCACAGTGGAACGAGAACGACGAGTTCGACGGCGCCGTCTTCGTGTTCGAGGACGTCACCGACCAGCGCGACGCAGAGACCGAAGTCGAGGAGATCCTCGGACGGGTAACCGACGCCTTCTACGCCCTCGACGAGGAGTTCCGGTTCACCCACGTGAACAACCGGGCCGAAGAGCTGCTCCAGGCATCCGAGGAGGAACTGCTCGGTGAAGTACTGTGGGAGCTGTATCCGGAGGCGGCCGAAATCGACGACGTGTGGGACGCCTTCCAGGCGGCGATGGAAACCCAGGAACCCCAGAGTTACGAACTCTACTTCGACCCCCTGGAATTCTGGGTCGAAGCGACCATCTATCCCTCCGAAACCGGCGTGTCGGTGTACTTCCAGGACGTCACCGAGCGCAAGGAGCGCGAGCAGTACCTGGAGGCTGCCAAGACGCAACTCGAAGCCGCGACGGAAGCCGGCGCGGTCGGTACCTGGGAGTGGTACATCTCCGAGGATTCGTTCGTCACCGGCGCCTCCTTCGCTCGAACGTTCGGCGTCGATCCGGAAGCCGCTCGCGAGGGCATCCCGCTCGATCGGGTACTGTCGTCGGTCCACGAAGACGACCGCGACCGCGTTGCCGCGGAAATCGAGAACGTCGTCGAGAACTGCGGTACGTACGAGGCGGAGTACCGCGTCTGGAACGCCGACGACGAACTTCGGTGGGTCGTCGCCCGCGGTCACGTCGAGTGCGACGAAGACGGCACCCCCGAGCGGTTCCCCGGCGCGCTCACCGACATCACCGAACGCAAGCGAGCCGAACTCCAGGTCGAAAAGCAGTCGCGGGAACTCGCAACGCTGTTTCAGGTCCTGCCCGTCGGCGCCGTGGTCGCGAACGCGGACGGATCGCTGCGCAGAGCGAACGACACGGCCAGGGACATCTGGGGCGGTGACGTCTTCGATGCCGAGTCCGTCCAGGAGTACGAGAAGTACACTGCGGTATGGTCGGACTCGGGCGAGCCAGTCGGGCCCGAGGACTGGACGATGTACCAGGTGCTCCAGGGCGAGGAAGTCACGGAACCGAACGTCTACGAGATCGATACGTTCGATGGCGAGCACCGAATCATCATGGAACACGGCAAGCCGGTGCGAGACGAGTACGGGAACGTGAGCCGTGCCGTCGTGACGCTCACCGACATCACCGAACGCCGGGAGTACCAGCGAAAACTCAAGGAGTCCAACGAACGACTCGAGCAGTTCGCCTACGCCGCCAGCCACGACCTCCAGGAGCCCCTTCGTATGGTCACGAGCTATCTTCAGTTGCTGGAACGCCGGTATAGCGACGTCTTCGACGACGATGGACAGGAGTTCCTCGAATTCGCCGTCGACGGCGCCGAGCGGATGCGCGAGATGATCGACGCGCTCCTCGAGTACTCGCGCGTCGACACCCGTGGCGATCCGTTCGAACCGGTCGACCTGGACGCCGTACTCGAAGACGTTCAGGAGGATCTGACGGTGCGGATCGAGGAGAGCGACGCCGACATCGCGACCGATGACCTTCCCCGTGTGAACGGCGACCCCAGCCAGTTACGACAACTGTTCCAGAACCTCCTGTCGAACGCGATCGAGTACCGGGGTGAGGAGCCACCGCAGATCGACGTCTCCGCCGAGCGAGCGGGCGAGCACTGGGTACTTTCGGTCCGCGACGAGGGGGTCGGGATCGATCGGGAGGATGCAGAGCGCATTTTCGAGGTGTTCCAGCGTCTGCACACGCACGAGGAACATCCAGGAACCGGTATCGGACTCGCGCTCTGCCAGCGTATCGTCGAACGCCACGGCGGCGAGATCTGGGTCGAGTCCGAGCCTGGCGAAGGAGCGACGTTCTCGTTTACGCTTCCTGTGGCTCGTGCAGAGTGA
- a CDS encoding glycosyltransferase family 4 protein has product MRIAFVSFETAHHRETETNERFRTILELLTDRGHDIHVCCAQFWPGEASTLERDEVTYHGVSTGLEARQSFLLRLPFVLRSIGPDVIHTSADPAGQVRAANWGATLARSPLVLEWYGAGIGVDGAVGIPDDRGHRYAAQKADRIVTPSRMVRTWVRERGASGDRVDVVPNPIDIDRIEATPPGDRVDVVYARRLDEGANLESLLLGLAELRDRNWHTLVLGDGPQRGMYEQLAQDLRIDDRVTFAGETSRDERIAAYRSAHVFAQTATECVFPTEFAWALAAGCVGIVEYHVDSAAHELVEGWERGFRTTSEQELADAILEAGDLEHRTYDESFANLDREAVLATYLETYRELQDGRGLL; this is encoded by the coding sequence ATGCGAATCGCGTTCGTCTCCTTCGAAACCGCCCACCACCGAGAGACGGAGACGAACGAACGCTTTCGGACCATTCTTGAACTCCTCACCGACCGCGGTCACGACATCCACGTTTGCTGTGCCCAGTTCTGGCCAGGCGAGGCGTCCACGCTCGAGCGGGACGAGGTCACCTACCACGGCGTCTCGACCGGCCTCGAAGCGCGCCAATCGTTCCTGCTTCGCCTCCCGTTCGTCCTCCGATCGATCGGCCCGGACGTGATCCACACGAGCGCCGACCCCGCGGGCCAGGTGCGGGCGGCCAACTGGGGGGCGACGCTGGCTCGATCCCCGCTGGTCCTCGAGTGGTACGGCGCGGGGATCGGCGTCGACGGTGCCGTCGGCATCCCGGACGACCGTGGCCATCGCTACGCGGCCCAGAAGGCGGACCGCATCGTCACGCCGTCGCGGATGGTCCGTACGTGGGTCAGAGAGCGGGGCGCTTCGGGCGACCGGGTCGACGTCGTCCCGAATCCGATCGACATCGACCGGATCGAGGCGACGCCGCCGGGCGACCGGGTCGACGTCGTCTACGCCCGGCGCCTCGACGAGGGGGCGAACCTCGAGAGCCTGCTCCTGGGACTCGCGGAACTCCGGGACCGCAACTGGCACACCCTCGTCCTCGGCGACGGACCACAGCGAGGGATGTACGAGCAACTCGCGCAGGACCTGCGGATCGACGACCGGGTAACCTTTGCCGGAGAGACGAGTCGTGACGAGCGCATCGCGGCATACCGGAGCGCGCACGTCTTCGCCCAGACGGCCACCGAGTGCGTCTTCCCGACCGAGTTCGCCTGGGCGCTGGCCGCGGGCTGTGTCGGCATCGTCGAGTACCACGTCGACTCCGCGGCCCACGAACTCGTCGAGGGCTGGGAACGGGGCTTCCGGACCACGAGCGAGCAGGAACTCGCCGACGCCATTCTCGAGGCCGGTGACCTCGAGCACCGGACCTACGACGAGTCGTTCGCGAATCTGGACCGAGAGGCGGTGCTGGCGACGTATCTCGAGACCTATCGGGAGCTCCAGGACGGACGCGGGCTGCTTTAG
- a CDS encoding polysaccharide deacetylase family protein, translating to MSSSSQPVACMTLDLEEDWCIPGDESPNPTFDHVDDYIALIKQLDVPISVFAVGITIENHPWIVERLRRELDAEFHLHSYQHDMTKSYEFETEIQRGIAAFESHFGEPPRGYRAPQGNIVQGEWAELERAGFEFSSSVFPSYRPGVYNNIHAPLTPYVPPEADQLLEIPFAAVPGLRIPISQNYLKLLGRPYISLLKHTPLPTPLVYDSHLQDFWRTEFHDHLPQPKRTLMTRNMDRSVDILTGFVSTLRRNGYTFEKVSDLYEPVAYAWT from the coding sequence ATGTCGAGCAGTAGTCAACCCGTAGCCTGCATGACACTCGATCTCGAGGAAGATTGGTGTATCCCGGGCGACGAGAGTCCCAATCCGACGTTCGACCACGTAGACGACTATATCGCCCTCATCAAGCAGCTGGACGTCCCGATTAGCGTCTTCGCCGTCGGGATTACGATTGAGAATCATCCCTGGATCGTCGAGCGCCTTCGGCGGGAGCTAGACGCCGAATTCCACCTTCACTCGTATCAACACGACATGACGAAATCGTACGAATTCGAGACTGAAATCCAGCGCGGGATAGCAGCATTCGAGTCACACTTCGGTGAACCACCCCGTGGGTACCGGGCACCGCAGGGCAACATCGTCCAGGGCGAGTGGGCTGAACTCGAGCGGGCGGGGTTCGAGTTCAGTTCCAGCGTCTTCCCCTCCTATCGCCCCGGCGTATACAACAATATCCACGCCCCGCTCACGCCGTACGTCCCGCCGGAAGCCGATCAACTCCTCGAGATCCCGTTTGCGGCCGTCCCTGGGCTCCGGATTCCGATCTCCCAGAACTATCTTAAACTCCTCGGGCGTCCATATATCTCCCTACTGAAACACACGCCCCTTCCCACGCCGCTAGTGTACGACTCCCACCTGCAGGATTTCTGGAGGACCGAGTTTCACGATCACCTGCCACAACCAAAGCGCACGCTCATGACCCGGAACATGGATCGATCCGTCGACATACTCACCGGGTTCGTCTCGACGCTGAGACGAAACGGGTACACGTTCGAGAAAGTGTCCGACCTCTACGAACCGGTGGCGTACGCATGGACGTGA
- a CDS encoding carboxylate--amine ligase has translation MVTDASGRETVLLPAKYNPACYTCVRSLAERGVHTIVASEREDVPAGGSRFCDEQIQICSPDDDLVAYKDALKGIAARPDVRAILPLRPADPYVFATYRDEFERYASVIAPPTEALEVVNDRTKLYEAAREAGVPVPETRCLDDVDRWDDPSVIKSRYNLLTAELTPTLASNTSAVEKDVVYVEPGDEPDKATIRAIMRHEPIVQEYVRHDDQYVFGALYDHGEAVATFQHRQIRGTSYTGGGGVYRESIHDSKLEAVGRRLLDSLDWHGIACIEYAKDATTGEYKLLEINPRFWQSLPCAVRAGANFPAYYWLQALGRKSSISAKYERGVRSHYLYGEVHYLLSLRRDEPILVDRPPVLDTARDILESCVRTPHFDVFRLDDPVPFSRELCRVLRNRAG, from the coding sequence ATGGTCACCGACGCGTCGGGCCGGGAAACGGTCCTTCTTCCCGCGAAATACAACCCCGCTTGCTACACGTGCGTTCGCTCGCTCGCCGAGCGCGGCGTCCACACGATCGTCGCCTCGGAACGCGAAGACGTCCCCGCTGGCGGATCGCGATTCTGTGACGAACAAATCCAGATCTGTTCCCCCGACGACGACCTCGTCGCGTACAAAGACGCACTGAAGGGAATCGCCGCACGACCGGACGTTCGGGCGATCCTCCCGCTACGCCCGGCCGATCCCTACGTGTTCGCGACCTACCGAGACGAGTTCGAACGATACGCGTCGGTGATCGCGCCGCCGACTGAAGCGCTCGAGGTCGTCAACGACCGAACGAAACTCTACGAGGCCGCTCGCGAGGCCGGCGTTCCAGTTCCGGAAACGCGATGCCTCGACGATGTCGACCGGTGGGACGATCCATCAGTCATCAAATCAAGGTACAATCTTCTCACCGCGGAACTTACGCCGACGCTCGCCTCGAACACGTCCGCGGTCGAAAAAGACGTTGTCTACGTCGAGCCCGGGGACGAACCCGACAAAGCGACGATTCGTGCCATCATGCGACACGAACCAATCGTCCAGGAGTACGTTCGACACGACGACCAGTACGTGTTTGGTGCGCTGTACGACCATGGCGAGGCCGTCGCGACGTTCCAGCACAGACAGATCCGCGGGACGTCCTACACAGGCGGTGGTGGCGTCTATCGGGAATCCATACACGATTCAAAACTGGAGGCGGTCGGCCGGAGGCTATTAGATAGCCTCGACTGGCACGGCATCGCGTGCATCGAGTACGCGAAGGACGCCACCACCGGCGAGTACAAGCTGCTCGAGATCAACCCGCGGTTCTGGCAATCGCTCCCCTGTGCGGTCCGGGCGGGCGCCAACTTTCCGGCGTACTACTGGCTGCAAGCGCTTGGCCGAAAATCATCGATCAGCGCGAAGTACGAACGTGGCGTCAGGAGTCACTACCTCTACGGCGAGGTCCACTACCTGCTCAGCCTTCGACGAGACGAGCCGATACTCGTCGATCGACCCCCGGTCCTGGACACGGCACGAGACATTCTCGAGTCGTGTGTCCGGACGCCTCACTTCGACGTCTTTCGGCTGGACGACCCCGTTCCGTTTTCGCGTGAACTCTGTCGGGTCCTCCGAAACAGGGCGGGGTAG
- a CDS encoding DUF1616 domain-containing protein: MIRSPVRPHVRRLPADLTVVLALTVLTNVVVFAPVIRETPLRVAFGLVFILVAPGYALVALVFPERGPVDRFDDVNGEMRSPTTILERPRSWWGTIDGPERIAFSIASSAVIAPVVGFIVVTVQGSFQFGPTFVAVSAVTVALTVGAIWRRLALSPDDRFRVPYGEWTDTLRAAVFDPNSRGSAILNVALVCTILLVIASVGYAATALPQDDEYSTIYVLSEGDADSVLEIPPGESREVVVGVDNRERRATTYTVVVVEQEMDVSENETRVVDQRELDRFESTTDHGETWRLAHDIEPTADGEVRIVWLLYVDGDAPEEPSIESAAYRVHLWVEEGDS; encoded by the coding sequence ATGATTCGTTCGCCCGTCCGACCGCACGTTCGTCGACTGCCGGCGGACCTGACGGTCGTTCTCGCTCTCACGGTACTGACGAACGTCGTCGTGTTTGCCCCGGTGATACGGGAAACGCCCCTTCGTGTTGCGTTCGGCCTGGTCTTCATCCTCGTTGCTCCAGGATACGCGCTGGTTGCTCTCGTGTTTCCGGAGCGCGGGCCAGTAGACCGATTCGACGATGTCAACGGGGAGATGCGGTCACCGACGACCATTCTCGAACGCCCTCGGTCGTGGTGGGGAACGATCGACGGCCCGGAACGCATCGCGTTTTCGATCGCTTCGAGCGCCGTGATCGCCCCGGTGGTCGGCTTTATCGTGGTAACCGTTCAGGGATCGTTCCAGTTTGGACCGACGTTCGTCGCCGTCTCGGCCGTTACCGTCGCCCTCACTGTCGGCGCAATCTGGAGACGCCTGGCGCTCTCACCGGACGATCGGTTTCGAGTTCCATATGGCGAGTGGACGGACACCCTTCGTGCGGCGGTGTTCGATCCCAACTCTCGCGGTTCAGCGATCCTGAACGTTGCACTAGTCTGTACGATACTGCTCGTGATCGCGAGCGTTGGATACGCGGCCACGGCACTTCCACAGGACGACGAGTACTCCACGATATACGTTCTCTCCGAAGGCGATGCAGATTCGGTTCTCGAGATCCCGCCAGGAGAAAGTCGAGAGGTCGTCGTGGGCGTCGACAACCGCGAACGACGCGCGACGACGTACACGGTCGTCGTCGTCGAGCAGGAGATGGACGTCTCTGAAAACGAAACCCGAGTCGTGGACCAGCGCGAACTCGATCGGTTCGAGTCGACGACCGATCACGGTGAGACGTGGCGTCTCGCTCACGATATCGAGCCGACCGCGGACGGCGAGGTACGCATCGTCTGGTTGCTGTACGTCGACGGCGACGCTCCTGAGGAACCGTCGATCGAGTCCGCAGCGTATCGGGTGCACCTGTGGGTCGAGGAAGGCGATTCGTGA
- the folP gene encoding dihydropteroate synthase, with translation MEYHEAADLLVGLRRFRPSPGTESTRAFLEHLEDPHEGVSFVQVAGSNGKGSTSRMLESVLREAGLTVGLFTSPHLEDLRERVRVDGRKIPKAAVGEFGERTGEYLTAQAAAGASPTFFEAMTTLACWHFGRKDVDVAVLEVGIGGRYDATSVVDPVASAVTSVSLEHTGIIGDTIEEIAADKAQVAPADAPLVTATTGTALETVRSVAGEVVTVGTVEGGPLEAEGEPADRPDVTVRYGGRTNHAEAAVSIDGDGWTVDARLPVLGAHQAENAGIAAVLARQVADVSTRDVERGLRNAHWPGRFEVMGTDPLVVLDGAHNPGACERLAETLASFEYDDLQLVFGAMHDKDHREMAAALPTPDQVTACEPSLERAEDADVLARVFANAGAPSVDTEVAVLDALNAALEAAEPDDCVLVTGSLFAVAEARRRWTRTAVPKRVRDRSDARDVLEAADVDEATITDVTESGVHRVVTMALPRDGASTIERELVRVGGECSLSRIRTADDPIEAVLMGTLAQFDRLTGTLVDRSDGLASIAHDLRTTLELDAPVNEPSKYPWETGPCIMGVLNVTPDSFHDGGRYDALEDALDRAKHMVDAGAEIVDVGGESTRPGADPVSVDDEIDRVVPVIERLAGGGGSDGHSDEDQDRGVDGDEGVDALLSVDTRRAAVAEAALEAGADVVNDVSGLADPEMRFVAAEHDAPVVLMHSIDAPVVPDRDVQYDDVVEDVIEQLTERVLLAEKAGLERDQILIDPGLGFAKTPDEGFELLDRLEEFRTFGCPILIGHSHKSMFERVGRARGERLEPTIAATALAVDRGADVVRVHDVPENVAAMKTALATRGDDVSSGEP, from the coding sequence CTCACGGTGGGACTCTTCACGTCTCCGCACCTCGAGGACCTCCGCGAGCGGGTCCGCGTCGATGGGCGGAAGATCCCGAAGGCCGCCGTTGGGGAGTTCGGCGAGCGAACCGGCGAGTACCTGACCGCCCAGGCGGCCGCGGGCGCCTCGCCGACGTTCTTCGAGGCGATGACGACCCTCGCGTGCTGGCACTTCGGCCGAAAGGACGTCGACGTCGCCGTCCTCGAGGTCGGCATCGGTGGCCGCTACGACGCCACCAGTGTAGTCGACCCCGTCGCCAGCGCAGTCACCAGCGTCAGCCTCGAACACACGGGAATTATCGGCGACACGATCGAAGAGATCGCCGCGGACAAGGCTCAGGTCGCCCCCGCGGACGCGCCATTGGTCACGGCGACGACCGGGACGGCCCTCGAAACGGTGCGATCGGTCGCAGGTGAGGTGGTGACGGTGGGGACCGTCGAAGGCGGCCCTCTCGAGGCTGAGGGCGAACCAGCCGACCGACCCGACGTCACCGTCCGCTACGGAGGCCGAACGAACCACGCCGAGGCCGCCGTCTCCATCGACGGCGACGGATGGACTGTCGACGCCCGCCTCCCGGTACTGGGCGCCCACCAGGCCGAAAACGCCGGCATCGCCGCCGTGCTCGCCAGACAGGTCGCCGACGTCTCGACGCGCGACGTCGAGCGCGGCCTCCGAAACGCCCACTGGCCGGGCCGATTCGAGGTCATGGGAACCGACCCCCTGGTCGTCCTGGACGGCGCGCACAACCCGGGGGCCTGCGAGCGACTCGCCGAGACGCTCGCCTCGTTCGAATACGACGACCTCCAGCTCGTCTTCGGCGCGATGCACGACAAGGACCACCGCGAGATGGCCGCCGCGCTGCCGACCCCCGACCAGGTCACCGCCTGTGAACCGAGCCTCGAGCGCGCCGAGGACGCCGACGTACTCGCGCGGGTCTTCGCGAACGCCGGCGCCCCGTCGGTCGACACCGAAGTGGCTGTCCTGGACGCGCTGAACGCGGCTCTCGAGGCGGCGGAGCCCGACGACTGCGTGCTCGTCACCGGGTCGCTGTTTGCCGTCGCCGAGGCTCGTCGTCGGTGGACGCGAACGGCCGTCCCGAAGCGGGTGCGCGACCGGAGCGACGCCCGTGACGTGCTCGAGGCGGCGGACGTCGACGAGGCGACGATCACCGACGTGACCGAGAGCGGCGTCCACCGCGTCGTCACGATGGCCCTACCCCGCGACGGGGCGAGCACGATCGAACGGGAACTCGTGCGAGTCGGCGGGGAGTGTTCGCTCTCGCGCATCCGGACCGCGGACGACCCGATAGAGGCCGTTCTAATGGGGACACTCGCCCAGTTCGACCGCCTGACCGGGACGCTCGTCGACCGATCGGATGGCCTGGCGTCGATTGCCCACGACCTTCGGACGACGCTCGAGCTCGACGCCCCTGTAAACGAGCCGTCCAAGTATCCCTGGGAAACTGGTCCCTGCATCATGGGCGTCCTGAACGTGACCCCCGACAGCTTCCACGACGGCGGCCGGTACGACGCCCTCGAGGACGCCCTCGACCGCGCCAAGCACATGGTCGACGCCGGTGCCGAAATCGTCGACGTGGGCGGAGAATCGACCCGCCCCGGCGCCGATCCCGTCTCGGTCGACGACGAAATCGACCGCGTCGTGCCCGTGATCGAACGGCTAGCTGGGGGCGGGGGCAGTGATGGACACAGTGACGAGGACCAGGACAGGGGCGTGGACGGTGACGAGGGCGTGGACGCCCTGCTCTCCGTCGACACCCGGCGAGCAGCCGTCGCCGAGGCCGCCCTCGAGGCCGGCGCAGACGTCGTGAACGACGTCTCCGGGCTGGCCGACCCCGAGATGCGCTTCGTCGCCGCCGAGCACGACGCCCCCGTCGTCCTCATGCACAGCATCGACGCGCCGGTCGTCCCGGATCGTGACGTCCAGTACGACGACGTCGTCGAGGACGTCATCGAGCAACTCACCGAGCGCGTGTTGCTGGCGGAGAAGGCCGGCCTCGAGCGCGACCAGATCCTCATCGATCCTGGACTCGGCTTCGCGAAGACGCCCGACGAAGGCTTCGAACTCCTGGATCGACTCGAGGAATTTCGCACCTTCGGTTGCCCGATTCTCATCGGCCACTCCCACAAGTCGATGTTCGAGCGCGTCGGTCGCGCCCGCGGCGAGCGCCTCGAGCCGACGATCGCAGCGACGGCCCTCGCGGTCGACCGGGGCGCAGACGTCGTTCGCGTCCACGACGTCCCCGAGAACGTCGCCGCGATGAAGACGGCGCTCGCGACTCGCGGCGACGACGTCTCGAGTGGCGAGCCCTGA